The genomic DNA CCAGACCTTCCTGGTAATCCACCTCGGCACCTGCCAGGTATTGGAAGCTCATCGGGTCCACGACCAGGCTGACGCCCTCGCGCTCGACGATAGTGTCGTCGTCGGCCACATCTTCATCGAAGGTAAAACCGTACTGAAACCCTGAACAACCGCCGCCCGTAACGAATACGCGCAGCTTCAAGCGATCATTACCCTCTTCATCGACCAGGCTCTTCACCTTGTGCGCAGCACCGTGGGTGAATTGCAAAGCCGTGGGGGTGAAGGATTCAACGCTCATGCTGATAATCTCCCGGCGTATCGCCGCCATCTGCGTAATGGCGGGCATTATCCGCTTCTCCTAGAAAAGCGGTCAACTATTGTTACGGTATATCAATCTGCGCTGTCGCCATTAAAAACACAAAAGGCCCGATCAACGGGCCTTTTGCGCAACAACACAGAACGCTTAAGGCAGCATGCCTGCGTGGGACAGGCCCAGCTTCTCGTCCAGACCGAACAGAATGTTCAGGTTCTGCACCGCTTGGCCCGACGCGCCCTTGACCAGGTTGTCGATGACCGACAGCACCACCACCAGGTCGCCATCCTGCGGACGGTGCACAGCAATCCGGCACACGTTCGCGCCACGTACGCTGCGGGTTTCCGGGTGGCTGCCGGCCGGCATCACGTCGACGAACGGCTCGTTGGCATAGCGCTTTTCAAACAGCGCCTGCAGGTCGACCGAGCGATCCACCACAGTGGCGTAGAGCGTGGAGTGAATGCCACGGATCATCGGGGTCAGGTGCGGCACAAACGTCAGCCCCACATCTTTCCCGGCGGCACGACGCAGCCCCTGACGAATTTCCGGCAAGTGACGATGCCCTTTTACCGCGTAGGCCTTCATGCTTTCCGACGTTTCGGAGTACAGCGAACCTACAGCAGCCCCCCGACCGGCG from Pseudomonas tolaasii NCPPB 2192 includes the following:
- the erpA gene encoding iron-sulfur cluster insertion protein ErpA — protein: MSVESFTPTALQFTHGAAHKVKSLVDEEGNDRLKLRVFVTGGGCSGFQYGFTFDEDVADDDTIVEREGVSLVVDPMSFQYLAGAEVDYQEGLEGSRFVIKNPNATTTCGCGSSFSI